One window of the Salvia miltiorrhiza cultivar Shanhuang (shh) chromosome 6, IMPLAD_Smil_shh, whole genome shotgun sequence genome contains the following:
- the LOC130990606 gene encoding alpha-1,3-arabinosyltransferase XAT2-like, with translation MRKVRNLKITNQNPNTTPPCSRRFTAPAVVFSAKGYTGNPFHDFTDVLIPLYLTSQPFNTTVIFLVTNINSWWISKYKPILNMLSKYDLIDLDNQDDVLCFPRIIVGLKSHKELGIDQSMPPNYSTADFTKFLRKTYSLERGRLVGGCKDKRRRPRLLIVSRQKTRRLRNEYEVAELARSVGFDVRVREMGWHVSLVAKFVNSFDVMVGVHGAGITNMVFLPENAVVIQIVPIGLEGPSRTYFEIPSKDMKLRHLEYKVEVRESSLVEKYGIGNQVFNRQALYNKGWNEFRSVYLDNQDVSIDLFRFKRALLEAMDLVCS, from the coding sequence ATGAGAAAGGTCAGAAACCTCAAAATAACTAATCAAAACCCTAACACCACCCCACCTTGCAGCCGAAGATTCACCGCCCCGGCCGTCGTCTTCTCTGCCAAAGGCTACACCGGAAACCCCTTCCACGACTTCACCGACGTGCTCATCCCACTCTACCTCACCTCTCAACCATTCAACACCACAGTAATCTTCCTCGTCACCAACATCAACTCATGGTGGATTTCCAAGTACAAAccaatcctaaacatgctctccAAATACGACCTCATCGACCTAGACAACCAAGACGACGTACTATGTTTTCCAAGAATCATCGTCGGGCTCAAATCCCACAAAGAGTTGGGCATAGATCAATCGATGCCTCCAAATTATTCAACTGCCGACTTCACCAAATTCCTCAGAAAAACGTACTCGTTAGAGAGAGGACGCCTCGTCGGAGGTTGCAAGGACAAGAGGCGGCGCCCTCGCCTGCTCATCGTCTCGAGACAGAAGACACGGCGCCTGAGGAACGAATACGAGGTGGCTGAGTTGGCACGGAGTGTTGGATTCGATGTGAGAGTGAGGGAAATGGGGTGGCACGTTTCGTTGGTGGCGAAGTTTGTAAATAGCTTCGACGTGATGGTGGGCGTGCATGGTGCAGGGATAACCAACATGGTTTTTCTTCCAGAAAATGCAGTTGTGATACAGATTGTGCCGATTGGATTGGAGGGTCCGTCGAGGACTTACTTCGAAATTCCATCCAAAGATATGAAGTTGAGGCATTTGGAGTATAAGGTGGAAGTGAGGGAGAGTTCATTGGTTGAGAAATATGGGATTGGAAATCAGGTGTTCAATCGTCAAGCTTTGTATAACAAGGGTTGGAATGAATTTCGTTCTGTTTATTTGGATAACCAAGATGTGAGTATTGATTTATTTAGGTTTAAGAGAGCTTTATTGGAAGCTATGGACCTTGTTTGTAGCTAG